In a genomic window of Urocitellus parryii isolate mUroPar1 chromosome 2, mUroPar1.hap1, whole genome shotgun sequence:
- the Amer2 gene encoding APC membrane recruitment protein 2 isoform X2: METSRSSGGSGSSSEAVRELGCDRASAGVCRRKEEAGAGTLAADMDLHCDCAAETPAAEQPSGKINKAAFKLFKKRKSGGTMPSIFGVKNKGDGKSSGPTGMVRSRTHDGLAEVVVLEGSKKEEPRAGGDIGGGRGGGRPNPGPPRAAGTGVGSLANSSVAKSHSFFSLLKKNGRSENGKGDPAEASKAGGKQKRGLKGIFSSMRWHKKDKRGKEEEKEAHAAGQGSLILPGSLTASLECVKEETPRAACEPETPSQDAPRDPAGCGDIIADPEEEAGPSCDKHAPGPGKPVLSKKNPSVVAYQGGGEEMASPDEVDDTYLQEFWDMLSQTEDQGPGPQEGAAKAAAALETKVVPETSKDARSGEASKDVSLVKRRRLNRIPIESHPKEQPKHPEKEKEQPEGVPNSDEGYWDSTTPCPEEESASSGKKAGIPRDSYSGDALYDLYADPDGSPAVPPANEETSCLSRLKPVSPGTITCPLRTPGSLLKDSKIPISIKHLTNLPSSHPVVHQQPTRSEMPRTKIPVSKVLVRRVSNRGLAGTTIRAAACHDSAKKL; the protein is encoded by the exons ATGGAGACGAGCAGGAGCAGCGGcggcagcggcagcagcagcgAGGCTGTCAGGGAGCTCGGCTGCGATCGCGCGTCCGCGGGGGtctgcaggaggaaggaggaggccgGGGCTGGGACCCTCGCGGCAGACATGGACTTGCATTGTGATTGTGCCGCTGAAACGCCGGCCGCCGAGCAGCCGTCGGGGAAGATTAATAAAGCTGCTTTCAAATTATTCAAGAAGAGGAAATCGGGTGGCACCATGCCCAGCATTTTTGGGGTCAAAAACAAAGGGGATGGGAAAAGCTCAGGTCCGACGGGGATGGTGAGGAGCAGGACCCACGACGGATTAGCCGAGGTGGTGGTGCTGGAGGGCAGCAAAAAGGAGGAGCCGCGCGCCGGGGGCGACATCGGCGGGGGCCGTGGCGGCGGTCGGCCGAACCCCGGGCCCCCCAGAGCCGCGGGGACCGGCGTGGGCTCCCTAGCCAACAGCTCGGTGGCTAAGTCTCACAGCTTCTTCTCCCTTTTGAAAAAGAACGGGAGATCGGAAAACGGCAAAGGAGACCCGGCAGAGGCGAGCAAGGCTGGCGGCAAACAAAAGAGGGGGCTGAAAGGGATCTTCAGCAGCATGCGCTGGCACAAGAAGGACAAACGCggcaaggaggaggagaaggaggcgCACGCGGCCGGCCAGGGCAGCCTCATCTTGCCGGGTTCCCTCACCGCCAGCTTGGAGTGCGTCAAGGAGGAAACGCCCAGAGCCGCGTGCGAGCCGGAGACCCCCAGCCAGGACGCCCCTCGAGACCCAGCAG GCTGTGGAGATATTATTGCAGACCCAGAGGAAGAGGCAGGTCCCAGCTGTGACAAGCATGCCCCCGGGCCAGGCAAGCCAGTTCTCTCTAAAAAGAACCCCAGCGTGGTGGCCTAccaaggaggaggggaagagatggCCAGCCCGGATGAGGTGGACGACACCTATCTCCAGGAATTCTGGGACATGCTCTCCCAGACTGAGGATCAAGGACCAGGGCCCCAAGAGGGAGCGGCTAAGGCGGCAGCTGCACTGGAGACCAAAGTGGTGCCAGAGACCTCCAAAGATGCCAGGAGTGGAGAAGCGTCCAAGGACGTGTCCTTGGTCAAACGCAGGAGGCTCAACAGGATCCCCATTGAGTCCCATCCGAAGGAACAGCCCAAACACCcggagaaagagaaggagcaaCCAGAAGGCGTCCCCAACAGTGACGAGGGCTATTGGGACTCGACCACTCCCTGTCCAGAGGAAGAAAGCGCCAGCAGTGGTAAAAAGGCTGGCATCCCCCGGGATAGCTACAGTGGGGATGCGCTCTATGATCTCTATGCTGACCCGGATGGAAGCCCAGCAGTCCCTCCTGCCAACGAGGAGACGTCTTGCTTGTCTCGGTTAAAGCCTGTGTCTCCAGGAACCATCACCTGTCCACTGCGAACACCAGGCAGTTTACTGAAGGACTCCAAAATCCCTATTAGCATCAAGCATCTCACGAACCTTCCATCCAGCCATCCAGTTGTGCACCAGCAACCAACCAGGAGTGAGATGCCCAGAACAAAAATTCCCGTCTCCAAAGTGCTGGTTCGCAGGGTCAGCAACCGGGGCTTGGCTGGAACCACCATCCGGGCAGCAGCTTGCCACGATAGTGCCAAAAAGTTGTGA
- the Amer2 gene encoding APC membrane recruitment protein 2 isoform X1, producing METSRSSGGSGSSSEAVRELGCDRASAGVCRRKEEAGAGTLAADMDLHCDCAAETPAAEQPSGKINKAAFKLFKKRKSGGTMPSIFGVKNKGDGKSSGPTGMVRSRTHDGLAEVVVLEGSKKEEPRAGGDIGGGRGGGRPNPGPPRAAGTGVGSLANSSVAKSHSFFSLLKKNGRSENGKGDPAEASKAGGKQKRGLKGIFSSMRWHKKDKRGKEEEKEAHAAGQGSLILPGSLTASLECVKEETPRAACEPETPSQDAPRDPAGELGGGEEVPASADRAPARTCREAESPGGPNDKSARGEDAAGHRRAEKPRAPPESGAGEVHIAEDASRTGDVPIKTVPLVDSECGSGRASAVPDPSSVDPPSDPSADRICLMFSDVTSLKSFDSLTGCGDIIADPEEEAGPSCDKHAPGPGKPVLSKKNPSVVAYQGGGEEMASPDEVDDTYLQEFWDMLSQTEDQGPGPQEGAAKAAAALETKVVPETSKDARSGEASKDVSLVKRRRLNRIPIESHPKEQPKHPEKEKEQPEGVPNSDEGYWDSTTPCPEEESASSGKKAGIPRDSYSGDALYDLYADPDGSPAVPPANEETSCLSRLKPVSPGTITCPLRTPGSLLKDSKIPISIKHLTNLPSSHPVVHQQPTRSEMPRTKIPVSKVLVRRVSNRGLAGTTIRAAACHDSAKKL from the coding sequence ATGGAGACGAGCAGGAGCAGCGGcggcagcggcagcagcagcgAGGCTGTCAGGGAGCTCGGCTGCGATCGCGCGTCCGCGGGGGtctgcaggaggaaggaggaggccgGGGCTGGGACCCTCGCGGCAGACATGGACTTGCATTGTGATTGTGCCGCTGAAACGCCGGCCGCCGAGCAGCCGTCGGGGAAGATTAATAAAGCTGCTTTCAAATTATTCAAGAAGAGGAAATCGGGTGGCACCATGCCCAGCATTTTTGGGGTCAAAAACAAAGGGGATGGGAAAAGCTCAGGTCCGACGGGGATGGTGAGGAGCAGGACCCACGACGGATTAGCCGAGGTGGTGGTGCTGGAGGGCAGCAAAAAGGAGGAGCCGCGCGCCGGGGGCGACATCGGCGGGGGCCGTGGCGGCGGTCGGCCGAACCCCGGGCCCCCCAGAGCCGCGGGGACCGGCGTGGGCTCCCTAGCCAACAGCTCGGTGGCTAAGTCTCACAGCTTCTTCTCCCTTTTGAAAAAGAACGGGAGATCGGAAAACGGCAAAGGAGACCCGGCAGAGGCGAGCAAGGCTGGCGGCAAACAAAAGAGGGGGCTGAAAGGGATCTTCAGCAGCATGCGCTGGCACAAGAAGGACAAACGCggcaaggaggaggagaaggaggcgCACGCGGCCGGCCAGGGCAGCCTCATCTTGCCGGGTTCCCTCACCGCCAGCTTGGAGTGCGTCAAGGAGGAAACGCCCAGAGCCGCGTGCGAGCCGGAGACCCCCAGCCAGGACGCCCCTCGAGACCCAGCAGGTGAGCTCGGAGGGGGAGAGGAGGTGCCGGCCTCCGCCGATCGCGCCCCAGCGCGGACCTGCCGCGAGGCCGAGAGCCCCGGGGGCCCTAACGACAAAAGCGCCCGGGGAGAGGACGCCGCGGGGCATCGGCGCGCCGAGAAGCCCCGGGCACCCCCTGAGTCGGGAGCTGGTGAGGTCCACATTGCCGAGGATGCCTCCAGGACAGGTGACGTTCCGATAAAGACGGTCCCCCTGGTCGACTCTGAATGTGGCAGCGGCCGGGCGTCTGCCGTCCCTGACCCTTCCTCTGTCGATCCACCCTCAGACCCATCGGCAGATCGTATTTGTTTGATGTTTTCTGACGTGACTTCACTGAAAAGCTTTGACTCTCTTACAGGCTGTGGAGATATTATTGCAGACCCAGAGGAAGAGGCAGGTCCCAGCTGTGACAAGCATGCCCCCGGGCCAGGCAAGCCAGTTCTCTCTAAAAAGAACCCCAGCGTGGTGGCCTAccaaggaggaggggaagagatggCCAGCCCGGATGAGGTGGACGACACCTATCTCCAGGAATTCTGGGACATGCTCTCCCAGACTGAGGATCAAGGACCAGGGCCCCAAGAGGGAGCGGCTAAGGCGGCAGCTGCACTGGAGACCAAAGTGGTGCCAGAGACCTCCAAAGATGCCAGGAGTGGAGAAGCGTCCAAGGACGTGTCCTTGGTCAAACGCAGGAGGCTCAACAGGATCCCCATTGAGTCCCATCCGAAGGAACAGCCCAAACACCcggagaaagagaaggagcaaCCAGAAGGCGTCCCCAACAGTGACGAGGGCTATTGGGACTCGACCACTCCCTGTCCAGAGGAAGAAAGCGCCAGCAGTGGTAAAAAGGCTGGCATCCCCCGGGATAGCTACAGTGGGGATGCGCTCTATGATCTCTATGCTGACCCGGATGGAAGCCCAGCAGTCCCTCCTGCCAACGAGGAGACGTCTTGCTTGTCTCGGTTAAAGCCTGTGTCTCCAGGAACCATCACCTGTCCACTGCGAACACCAGGCAGTTTACTGAAGGACTCCAAAATCCCTATTAGCATCAAGCATCTCACGAACCTTCCATCCAGCCATCCAGTTGTGCACCAGCAACCAACCAGGAGTGAGATGCCCAGAACAAAAATTCCCGTCTCCAAAGTGCTGGTTCGCAGGGTCAGCAACCGGGGCTTGGCTGGAACCACCATCCGGGCAGCAGCTTGCCACGATAGTGCCAAAAAGTTGTGA